The proteins below are encoded in one region of Thermococcus sp. 21S7:
- a CDS encoding DUF1667 domain-containing protein, giving the protein MSEVKKFRLTCIVCPLGCTVEVTIEGDRITGVEGFTCPRGKEYAIQEVREPKRTVMSVVKVKGGTFPTVAVKSDRPVPRELIPKIMRELAEVEVEAPVSVGQVIVENVLGTGANIVATREA; this is encoded by the coding sequence ATGAGTGAGGTCAAGAAGTTCAGGCTGACTTGCATCGTCTGCCCCCTGGGCTGTACGGTGGAAGTTACCATAGAGGGGGACAGGATAACCGGCGTTGAGGGCTTCACATGCCCCAGGGGAAAGGAGTACGCGATACAGGAAGTCCGGGAACCGAAACGCACCGTCATGAGCGTTGTAAAGGTGAAGGGGGGAACCTTTCCAACGGTGGCCGTTAAAAGCGACAGACCTGTCCCCAGAGAACTCATACCGAAGATCATGAGGGAGCTTGCGGAAGTTGAGGTCGAGGCGCCGGTCAGCGTGGGGCAGGTCATCGTGGAGAACGTCCTGGGAACCGGAGCGAACATAGTTGCCACAAGGGAGGCATAG
- the arcC gene encoding carbamate kinase: MKRVVIALGGNAILQRGQKGTYEEQMANVMKTARQIVDIILDGDYEVVITHGNGPQVGALLLHMDAGQATHGIPAQPMDVAGAMTQGQIGYMIQQAIRNELKRRGIDKPVATIVTQTIVDKNDPAFQHPSKPVGPFYDEETAKKLAEEKGWVVIEDSGRGWRRVVPSPDPKGHVEAPVIVDLVEKGFIVVASGGGGVPVIEEDGQLKGVEAVIDKDLAGERLAEEVNADIFMILTDVNGAAVNFGKPDEKWLGKVTVEELRKYYEEGHFKKGSMGPKVLAAMRFVEWGGERAVIAALDRAVEALEGKTGTQVIKG; encoded by the coding sequence ATGAAGAGGGTTGTCATAGCCTTGGGCGGTAACGCTATCCTCCAGCGAGGCCAGAAGGGAACCTACGAGGAGCAGATGGCCAACGTCATGAAGACGGCCAGGCAGATAGTTGATATAATCCTTGACGGCGACTACGAGGTCGTTATTACCCACGGGAACGGCCCCCAGGTAGGGGCGCTCCTCCTCCATATGGACGCCGGCCAGGCAACCCACGGCATTCCGGCTCAGCCGATGGACGTTGCCGGCGCGATGACCCAGGGTCAGATAGGTTACATGATACAGCAGGCGATAAGGAACGAGCTGAAGAGGCGCGGGATAGACAAGCCCGTGGCGACGATAGTCACCCAGACCATCGTTGACAAGAACGACCCCGCCTTCCAGCACCCGAGCAAGCCGGTTGGGCCTTTCTACGACGAGGAGACCGCCAAAAAGCTCGCCGAGGAAAAGGGCTGGGTCGTCATAGAGGACTCCGGCAGGGGCTGGAGGCGCGTTGTGCCGAGCCCCGACCCCAAGGGCCACGTCGAGGCACCGGTCATAGTCGACCTCGTTGAGAAGGGCTTCATTGTGGTGGCCAGCGGCGGCGGTGGGGTTCCCGTCATCGAAGAGGACGGACAGCTCAAGGGCGTCGAGGCAGTTATAGACAAGGACTTAGCGGGTGAGAGGCTCGCAGAGGAAGTTAACGCGGACATATTCATGATTCTGACAGACGTGAACGGGGCCGCGGTAAACTTCGGCAAACCTGATGAGAAGTGGCTCGGGAAGGTCACGGTTGAGGAGCTCAGGAAGTACTACGAGGAGGGCCACTTCAAGAAGGGAAGCATGGGGCCGAAGGTTCTGGCGGCCATGCGCTTCGTTGAGTGGGGCGGCGAAAGGGCGGTTATAGCGGCGCTCGACAGGGCCGTCGAGGCCCTCGAAGGAAAGACCGGAACTCAGGTCATAAAGGGCTGA
- a CDS encoding FAD-dependent oxidoreductase, translating to MRTVIIGSGIGGLLTASFLAKNGYEITVLEKSPYIGGRFANLSYRGFGLSTGAFHMLPHGEDGPLAHLLKLLNADVRIVNSDPKGMILYEGRTFHYREGWKYLSFTEKAKATKLLLDIKRGKLPVDDPEMSGREWIREKIGDNEFVDLFIKSFLGWADSVLDVPAGELAREIKAALRWGGPGMVRGGCSAITDELVRIVERNGGSILTRRRVVEVDAEGKKVITADGEEFPYDVLVSNIGIKETVELIGRDNFDRDYLGRVDSLKPSEGIKYNVALKGKPRIGNTVVFTLDTERINGYNEPSSLSPELAKEGYTLVMLHHALQSRNVKAEQRKGIEDIYRIFPNLDGEGEILLIQTYLDGNPVNRVASGQTVEDFPIDDVYIVGDAYKPPGGIEVEGIALGVMRTLERLGLGSFSEWYL from the coding sequence ATGCGGACAGTCATCATAGGCTCTGGAATCGGCGGTCTGCTAACCGCTTCCTTTCTCGCTAAAAACGGCTATGAGATTACCGTTCTCGAAAAGTCGCCCTATATCGGCGGTAGATTCGCGAATTTAAGCTACAGGGGCTTCGGCCTCTCAACCGGAGCGTTCCACATGCTCCCTCACGGCGAGGACGGGCCCTTGGCTCACCTCCTCAAGCTCCTCAACGCGGACGTCCGTATAGTGAACTCCGACCCCAAGGGCATGATTCTCTACGAGGGCAGAACCTTCCACTACCGCGAGGGCTGGAAGTATCTGAGCTTCACCGAGAAGGCAAAGGCGACCAAGTTGCTCTTGGACATAAAGCGCGGTAAGTTGCCGGTTGATGACCCTGAGATGAGTGGGCGTGAGTGGATTCGGGAGAAAATAGGCGACAACGAGTTCGTTGACCTCTTCATCAAAAGCTTTCTCGGCTGGGCAGACAGCGTCCTCGACGTTCCTGCCGGAGAGCTGGCGAGGGAGATAAAGGCGGCCCTGAGGTGGGGAGGGCCCGGGATGGTCAGGGGCGGCTGCAGTGCTATAACGGATGAACTCGTCCGTATCGTCGAGCGGAACGGAGGCAGTATACTAACGAGAAGGCGGGTCGTTGAGGTTGATGCCGAAGGGAAGAAGGTCATCACCGCCGACGGTGAGGAGTTCCCCTACGACGTGCTCGTCTCCAACATCGGAATCAAGGAGACGGTCGAGCTGATTGGAAGGGACAACTTCGACCGTGATTACCTCGGGCGGGTCGATTCCCTAAAGCCCAGTGAGGGAATAAAGTACAACGTGGCGCTGAAGGGGAAGCCAAGGATAGGCAACACCGTCGTCTTCACCCTCGACACCGAGAGGATAAACGGCTACAACGAGCCGTCGTCGCTCAGCCCGGAGCTGGCTAAAGAGGGCTACACCCTGGTAATGCTCCACCACGCCCTTCAGAGCAGAAACGTTAAGGCCGAGCAGAGGAAAGGGATAGAGGACATATACCGCATCTTCCCGAACCTCGACGGAGAAGGGGAAATCCTGCTGATACAGACCTACCTCGATGGGAATCCCGTTAACAGGGTCGCCAGCGGCCAGACCGTTGAGGACTTCCCGATAGACGATGTTTACATTGTCGGCGATGCATACAAGCCGCCCGGAGGAATAGAAGTCGAGGGCATAGCTCTCGGCGTCATGAGAACCCTTGAGAGGCTCGGCCTTGGAAGCTTTTCGGAATGGTATTTGTGA
- a CDS encoding FAD-dependent oxidoreductase, giving the protein MRSEYDTVVIGGGPAGLAAAIKAKELGMSVLLIENREFLGGIPMQCVHPGFGLHYFKEDLTGTEFIHRIIERFRELDIEYYTNAHVLEIVPYSYRHKILRVVTEEGIFEVRAKTVIYATGARERHTFEIGITGHRVAGIYTAGEAQTMMDIYGIMPGREIVIVGSGDVGLIMARRFTLEGAHVKAVIELMPYPGGLTRNVVQCLEDFGIPLYLSHAVTRVEGKKRVERVIVTKVDENLRPIPGTEESIECDTVVLAAGLVPYLKVIEKAGVKIDPATKGPVVNGYLETSVPGIFVAGNALVINDLVDYVVEQGEEAAEGAYEFVKNGGLPALKWRKLVKGRNIRLAVPHYLADTKDVTIYARVAEPEENVKLRFPEIGKEIRLPFVRPSEMIRVKLRGDEIARAEGRITMEVVRDE; this is encoded by the coding sequence ATGCGGAGTGAGTACGACACCGTTGTCATCGGCGGAGGACCCGCCGGCCTGGCCGCCGCGATAAAGGCGAAAGAACTGGGGATGAGCGTCCTCCTCATCGAGAACAGGGAATTCCTCGGCGGCATTCCGATGCAGTGCGTGCACCCGGGATTCGGGCTCCACTACTTCAAGGAAGACCTGACCGGAACGGAGTTCATACATCGCATAATCGAAAGGTTCCGGGAGCTGGACATCGAGTACTACACGAACGCCCACGTCCTTGAGATAGTGCCGTACTCCTACAGGCACAAGATTCTCAGGGTTGTGACGGAGGAGGGGATCTTCGAGGTCAGGGCAAAGACCGTCATATACGCAACGGGCGCAAGAGAGAGGCACACTTTCGAGATAGGAATAACTGGCCACAGGGTTGCCGGGATATACACAGCCGGAGAAGCCCAGACCATGATGGACATCTACGGGATAATGCCCGGGAGGGAGATAGTCATAGTGGGTTCGGGCGACGTCGGGCTCATAATGGCGAGAAGGTTCACCCTTGAGGGCGCACACGTCAAGGCGGTTATAGAACTCATGCCCTACCCTGGAGGGCTGACCAGAAACGTCGTCCAATGCCTGGAAGACTTCGGAATCCCTCTCTACCTGAGCCACGCCGTAACGAGGGTTGAAGGAAAGAAGAGGGTCGAGAGGGTCATCGTGACGAAGGTTGACGAGAACCTCAGGCCCATTCCGGGAACGGAGGAGAGCATAGAGTGCGACACCGTCGTTCTGGCAGCAGGCCTTGTCCCGTATCTCAAGGTCATAGAGAAGGCCGGAGTGAAGATAGACCCCGCCACCAAGGGGCCGGTCGTCAACGGCTACCTCGAAACCAGCGTTCCGGGGATTTTTGTCGCAGGGAACGCCCTCGTCATCAACGACCTCGTTGACTACGTCGTCGAGCAGGGAGAAGAGGCCGCCGAAGGGGCGTACGAGTTCGTCAAAAACGGTGGCCTGCCGGCGCTCAAATGGAGGAAGCTAGTGAAGGGAAGAAACATCAGGCTCGCAGTGCCGCACTATCTGGCAGATACCAAGGACGTTACAATCTACGCGAGAGTTGCAGAGCCGGAGGAAAACGTCAAGCTTCGCTTCCCGGAGATTGGAAAGGAGATACGGCTGCCCTTCGTGAGACCCTCCGAAATGATAAGGGTGAAGCTGAGGGGGGATGAGATAGCCCGGGCGGAGGGAAGAATCACGATGGAGGTCGTTCGGGATGAGTGA
- a CDS encoding N-6 DNA methylase codes for MGEVGTLNKVKTLGQVHTPGSIAEFMARWAVRTPRDTILEPSCGDGIFLEASIWELLSRGARLEDIPRQVYGVELDWEMIEETKKRLLSKFGVVPTLINSDFFDLQPLSPQLKLVSGGNRLPPVDVVIGNPPYIRYQLFKGKTRRKAMSLSNEEGVNLTELTASWVPFVIHAGSFLKDGGRMAMVLPSKLLHVNYAKSFRKWLLKNFKSVILVSFEKRAFSVLEDTIILLGIKGHTKTSEVKFVTVRSEERLGDIKLLEDFSGYPSFSPKADEKWTKYLLPPDILREYLRIVERVEDMTTTVGELGKVTIGVVTGDNSFFTLSVHEAERWNIEREYLVPLVSRAEHLKGTRITAEDWKLLCKLGQKCYLLHVTEPWENLPQHVKEYLNVRGEELRVRDRYKVKIRKRWYEVPGVRFPDIFMSYMIHDIPKISANEVRVDGNRATSTNTIHHIFLRRNITPILFATSFYNSLTLASLELNGRFYGGGVLKVEPKEVEKIMLPKIKNTKELLRAGETVDRLLRKRKINDVVELIDEILLEGELGLHRDAVEIITNVWERLRKNRIKKSKS; via the coding sequence ATGGGGGAGGTAGGGACGCTCAACAAAGTGAAAACTTTGGGACAAGTGCATACACCAGGTAGTATTGCCGAGTTCATGGCTCGATGGGCGGTGAGGACTCCACGCGATACAATATTAGAACCGAGCTGTGGTGACGGAATTTTTCTGGAGGCATCCATATGGGAACTTCTCTCTCGTGGGGCGCGACTTGAGGACATCCCACGTCAGGTTTATGGGGTTGAGCTTGATTGGGAAATGATTGAGGAAACGAAGAAAAGATTGCTGTCCAAATTTGGGGTAGTGCCAACGCTTATTAATTCTGACTTCTTTGACTTACAACCTCTTTCACCCCAGCTTAAACTCGTTTCTGGTGGGAACAGGCTACCCCCTGTTGATGTTGTTATCGGGAACCCCCCTTACATAAGATACCAGCTTTTCAAGGGAAAAACCCGGAGAAAAGCAATGAGTCTATCGAACGAGGAAGGCGTCAATTTAACGGAGCTCACAGCTTCATGGGTTCCGTTTGTTATACATGCTGGAAGCTTTTTAAAAGATGGTGGAAGAATGGCAATGGTCCTTCCTTCCAAGCTGTTGCACGTTAACTATGCTAAATCCTTTAGGAAATGGCTCCTAAAAAACTTTAAGAGCGTTATATTGGTTTCTTTTGAAAAAAGAGCATTTTCGGTGTTGGAGGACACGATTATATTACTGGGCATAAAAGGTCATACCAAAACTTCCGAAGTTAAGTTTGTAACAGTTCGGTCAGAAGAGAGACTCGGTGATATTAAACTCCTAGAGGACTTTAGTGGATATCCATCTTTCAGCCCTAAGGCCGATGAGAAATGGACAAAATACCTCCTCCCTCCGGACATCCTCAGAGAGTATCTGCGAATTGTGGAACGGGTTGAAGACATGACGACAACAGTAGGTGAGCTTGGAAAGGTAACAATAGGGGTTGTAACTGGCGACAACAGTTTTTTCACACTCAGCGTCCACGAAGCGGAAAGATGGAACATAGAAAGGGAGTATTTAGTGCCCTTGGTATCACGGGCTGAACACCTCAAAGGCACGAGGATAACTGCTGAGGATTGGAAGCTCCTATGCAAGTTAGGCCAAAAATGTTATCTTCTCCATGTAACTGAACCCTGGGAGAATCTTCCCCAACACGTGAAAGAGTACCTTAATGTTCGGGGAGAAGAGCTACGGGTGAGGGATAGGTACAAAGTTAAGATACGAAAAAGGTGGTATGAAGTCCCGGGGGTTCGTTTTCCGGATATTTTTATGAGCTACATGATTCATGATATCCCCAAGATTTCAGCCAATGAAGTTAGAGTTGACGGTAACCGGGCCACGAGCACAAACACCATTCATCATATATTTTTGAGGAGAAACATTACACCTATTCTCTTTGCAACGTCTTTTTATAACTCACTAACCCTTGCATCTCTCGAGTTGAACGGTAGGTTCTATGGTGGTGGAGTCCTCAAAGTTGAACCAAAAGAGGTCGAGAAGATAATGCTTCCGAAGATAAAAAACACTAAGGAACTTCTTAGGGCAGGTGAAACGGTTGACAGACTCCTGAGAAAAAGAAAGATCAACGACGTAGTTGAGTTGATTGATGAGATACTGCTGGAGGGAGAGTTAGGCCTCCACAGAGATGCAGTGGAAATTATTACTAACGTCTGGGAACGTCTGAGGAAAAATAGGATTAAAAAATCAAAGAGCTGA
- the gor gene encoding glyceraldehyde-3-phosphate:ferredoxin oxidoreductase: protein MRFTVLRINLNEGKVESEELERDGIHGVIDYGLELHESLETYGIDPYDPRNVVVMGMGPFSGSTLPGAHRLMFFFRSPLYGTLFPSAMGGAAYAFKNVGVDFVTFEGKAEKPVVVLLYNDGENVRVELHAIDLDKVVEIWKGYNGEEGVYALTQYLIDTFGKDFDFEYRIAVVGPASLNTNYGAIFSQALRKGERLVGSEDWAARGGSGSVLLRAHNVVGIIFGGKPRKRSFPGEDIGNFKTSKGIVEGVHKKPYNEIISEKTTKYRFNPKLNTGGTFGGNYPAEGDFVPILNWGMPYIPKEERIKIHENIMKHYWEPFNEEAIKTKNWTTCGEPCPVVCKKYRRGHHVEYEPYEANGPLSGSISLRASDISVHAADAMGFDAIEFGGTAAWVLELVHRGLLKPEEVGLSGKPEFTKEALLERPIEASEVNAKLVAELAHLVAFAENEIARIIGLGKRKASVIFDERFKDRLKYGESFKDYGVFVPLGEDGEMTPTMYWAIGNYIPLPIQGRYWTFYQFGVFLEPEELAQKIIASALWEFWYDNVGWCRFHRGWMKPILKALFMEAYGENVDMEEHARKQIKRLIEYARKAGYTPAFWDSMRVIDLVAAGSEEFGNERWAEKFRIDKVGTAKEYLERVLSAYSEILGVEWRL from the coding sequence ATGAGGTTCACGGTTCTTAGGATCAACCTGAACGAAGGAAAGGTCGAAAGCGAGGAGCTGGAGAGGGACGGGATACACGGGGTTATAGACTACGGCCTTGAGCTCCACGAGAGCCTCGAAACCTACGGCATTGACCCCTACGACCCGAGGAACGTCGTTGTCATGGGCATGGGGCCATTCTCAGGCTCGACCCTGCCCGGAGCCCACAGACTCATGTTCTTCTTCCGTTCCCCCCTCTACGGAACCCTGTTCCCCTCCGCCATGGGCGGAGCGGCCTACGCCTTCAAGAACGTCGGCGTTGACTTCGTGACCTTCGAGGGCAAGGCCGAGAAGCCCGTCGTCGTTCTGCTCTACAACGACGGTGAAAACGTCAGGGTGGAGCTCCACGCGATAGACCTTGACAAAGTCGTTGAAATCTGGAAAGGATACAACGGAGAGGAAGGCGTCTACGCGCTCACCCAGTACCTGATAGACACCTTCGGAAAGGACTTCGACTTCGAGTACCGCATAGCCGTTGTTGGGCCAGCCTCACTCAACACAAACTACGGGGCGATATTCTCCCAAGCCTTGCGGAAGGGAGAACGCCTGGTTGGCAGCGAGGACTGGGCCGCCCGCGGAGGTTCCGGAAGCGTTCTCCTGAGGGCACACAACGTCGTCGGAATAATCTTCGGCGGAAAGCCGAGGAAGAGGTCGTTCCCGGGCGAGGACATCGGCAACTTCAAAACCTCCAAGGGCATAGTCGAGGGCGTACACAAGAAGCCCTACAACGAGATAATAAGCGAAAAGACCACCAAGTACCGCTTCAACCCCAAGCTCAACACCGGCGGAACCTTCGGCGGCAACTACCCAGCAGAGGGCGACTTTGTTCCGATACTCAACTGGGGGATGCCCTACATCCCAAAGGAGGAGCGCATAAAAATCCACGAAAACATCATGAAGCACTACTGGGAGCCCTTCAACGAGGAGGCCATAAAGACCAAGAACTGGACGACCTGCGGCGAGCCGTGTCCGGTGGTCTGCAAGAAGTACCGCCGCGGCCACCACGTTGAGTACGAACCCTACGAGGCCAACGGCCCGCTGAGCGGAAGCATAAGCCTCCGCGCCAGCGACATAAGCGTCCACGCGGCAGACGCGATGGGCTTCGACGCCATAGAGTTCGGGGGCACCGCCGCATGGGTCCTCGAACTCGTCCACCGCGGTCTGCTCAAGCCGGAGGAAGTCGGCCTCAGCGGAAAGCCCGAGTTCACAAAGGAGGCACTCCTTGAGAGACCGATCGAGGCGAGCGAGGTTAACGCCAAACTCGTGGCGGAGCTTGCCCACCTCGTGGCCTTCGCCGAGAACGAGATAGCGAGGATAATCGGCCTCGGCAAGAGGAAGGCGAGCGTAATATTCGACGAGCGCTTCAAGGACAGGCTGAAGTACGGCGAGAGCTTCAAGGACTACGGCGTCTTCGTTCCGCTCGGCGAGGACGGAGAGATGACTCCGACGATGTACTGGGCGATAGGCAACTACATACCGCTTCCGATTCAGGGAAGGTACTGGACGTTCTACCAGTTCGGTGTCTTCCTTGAGCCGGAGGAGCTGGCCCAGAAGATAATAGCGAGCGCCCTCTGGGAGTTCTGGTACGACAACGTTGGCTGGTGCCGCTTCCACAGGGGCTGGATGAAACCCATCCTCAAAGCCCTATTCATGGAGGCCTACGGGGAGAACGTTGACATGGAGGAACATGCCAGGAAGCAGATTAAGAGACTAATAGAGTACGCGAGGAAGGCAGGCTACACTCCAGCGTTCTGGGACTCGATGCGCGTTATAGACCTTGTCGCTGCCGGAAGCGAGGAGTTCGGCAACGAACGCTGGGCCGAGAAGTTCAGAATCGACAAGGTCGGCACGGCAAAGGAGTACCTAGAGAGGGTGCTCAGTGCGTACAGTGAGATTCTGGGTGTGGAGTGGAGGCTTTGA